The Eremothecium cymbalariae DBVPG#7215 chromosome 8, complete sequence genome has a window encoding:
- the SEC31 gene encoding Sec31p (similar to Ashbya gossypii ADR090W): MVKLVEYPRTATFAWSNDKVPLLATGTASGTVDADFSSASTLELWSVLSRDARTPQGMIVADAKFNDLEWSKDGSILAGALDNGVVEFFKPEELRSVAKVKKHTTAVQTLRFNAKQSNVLVSGGSQGEIYVWDTNKIATQGYSPFGPGVAMTPIEEVQSLAWNQTLAHVFASAGSSGFASIWDLKAKKEVIHLSYTSPTSGLKNQLSVVEWHPSNSTKVATATGNDNEPVILVWDLRNSNAPLKVLSQGHSKGILSLDWCQQDDKLMISSGRDNTCILWNPEEAQKLTQFPTRGNWCFKTKFAPEAPDLFASASFDNKVQVQTLQNLANKLDLDETAFKQQESDTEFWNNVSQNESNEKPNVTKLQAPVWYGNKSPAAQWAFGGKLVSISSDGRSVNVTKPYLAGFNKNSSLDEALQTKDFIPIINKRLAQTIDSTNEEDWALLESLSMDGMDTYLKESLTFDGDDTVDFSTETREEDFFSNLTERFDPHGPFELDDSNPAIITSLLKGDLTKAINSTLEHGLLLESLIIALNSEDEELKQKVKNAYFSKYANTSSLARMLYSVSQRQVDDIVDNVHVSQWKHIVSAINTYAKDENKNEFLNRLGDRLLQAGERQNAVTVYLAGNSLEKVASIWLRELPSLEEKFRSQKSTLNEAHIECLTEFVERFTVLSRYVNNTSSTTLTNDELISKFLEFVNLTSFSGDFELALKFLDNLPGDNPQVKTEKQRVLIASGKFGNTSTVRKAKYGSNSSVAPGTSMPIGGLPAPNQLADRVPAYNGAGANAVGQNMQPLMQRQNAYGATTAYPANVLPSNRYAPSSSVSPSTTTPANTHAQLAAPSNSYAPSTNNPYAPSPNLGFIPATPGANNMYDAPHQGRNLSQQAPLSSLDPNSRVLSGQKPYLNKSANNGWNDLPEIVKEKNTRAKAVSTAPMNVAPGQGLQSTGGSATNAVPPPPPLSRVTSATSVVGSLLPPPQRTSRTPSMVQANLNNAAPVNPYAPPATSKNPASPPTNPYAPPSFTPTSSASPYAPPPPPLAHSATTAQPNPYGPPPSTVSAPPKSVPAPPPKSKTRKSASGTGNIDSANELLTSIQKPPNGSAAPSRQPGLSSTPVDPGSIAEEPSVVPPEQQSLIEFLTEELARVTPLVPAEYNKQLKDCNKRLRILFGHIEKQDLLSPPTIEKLHNIVSLLKERNYSAALAVHVDIATNHAQEAGNWLTGVKRLIGLAEATSG, translated from the coding sequence ATGGTTAAGCTAGTTGAGTATCCCCGTACAGCTACGTTTGCCTGGTCTAATGATAAGGTGCCGTTGTTGGCTACGGGTACGGCGTCAGGGACGGTAGATGCAGATTTTTCTAGTGCATCTACTCTTGAGTTATGGTCGGTGCTTTCCAGGGACGCAAGGACCCCCCAGGGGATGATTGTTGCTGATGCGAAGTTCAATGATTTAGAGTGGAGCAAAGACGGGAGTATTTTAGCAGGGGCTTTAGACAATGGGGTTGTGGAGTTCTTTAAACCTGAGGAATTGCGGTCTGTGGCGAAGGTCAAAAAGCATACGACTGCGGTACAGACGTTACGGTTCAATGCGAAACAGAGTAATGTGTTGGTATCTGGGGGCAGCCAAGGTGAGATCTATGTGTGGGATACGAACAAGATTGCAACGCAGGGTTACAGTCCGTTTGGGCCTGGTGTTGCGATGACTCCGATTGAAGAGGTGCAATCGCTTGCGTGGAACCAGACGTTGGCACATGTATTTGCGTCTGCCGGGTCTTCAGGGTTTGCGTCAATTTGGGACTTGAAGGCCAAAAAGGAAGTGATTCATCTAAGTTATACATCACCTACTTCTGGGCTGAAGAACCAGCTGTCTGTGGTGGAGTGGCACCCTAGCAACTCTACGAAGGTCGCTACTGCTACGGGCAATGACAACGAGCCTGTAATTCTAGTTTGGGATCTTAGAAATTCCAATGCGCCTCTAAAAGTTTTATCTCAGGGCCATTCCAAGGGTATTCTTTCGCTGGACTGGTGTCAGCAGGATGACAAACTCATGATTTCCAGTGGCCGCGATAACACGTGTATTCTATGGAACCCTGAAGAAGCTCAAAAGTTAACACAATTCCCAACTCGTGGCAATTGGTGTTTCAAGACGAAGTTCGCTCCTGAGGCTCCCGATTTGTTTGCCAGTGCCTCCTTCGATAACAAGGTTCAAGTACAGACGTTACAAAATTTGGCCAATAAATTAGACCTGGATGAAACAGCATTTAAGCAGCAGGAGTCCGACACCGAATTTTGGAACAATGTATCACAGAATGAGTCAAATGAAAAACCCAACGTGACAAAATTACAGGCACCAGTATGGTATGGTAATAAATCACCTGCTGCACAATGGGCTTTTGGTGGTAAACTGGTTTCCATTTCTTCAGATGGCCGGAGCGTTAACGTTACCAAGCCGTATCTTGCAGGCTTTAACAAGAATTCCTCGTTGGATGAAGCCTTGCAAACCAAAGACTTTATTCCTATTATCAACAAGCGATTGGCCCAAACAATTGATTCTACAAACGAAGAGGACTGGGCGTTGTTAGAAAGCTTATCCATGGATGGAATGGACACATATTTGAAGGAGTCCTTAACTTTTGATGGCGATGATACAGTCGACTTTTCCACGGAGACTAGGGAAGAAGACTTTTTTAGTAATTTGACTGAGCGTTTTGATCCACATGGCCCTTTCGAACTAGACGATTCAAACCCTGCCATAATCACAAGTTTATTGAAAGGCGATTTGACAAAGGCTATCAATTCCACCTTAGAACATGGTCTATTATTAGAATCATTAATTATCGCTTTGAATTCTGAGGATGAGGAGTTAAAACAAAAGGTTAAAAACGCATACTTTTCCAAATACGCCAATACTTCCTCCTTGGCAAGAATGTTATACTCTGTTTCACAGAGGCAGGTTGATGACATAGTCGATAACGTACATGTCTCTCAATGGAAACACATTGTTAGCGCAATAAACACTTATGCAAAGGACGAAAACAAGAACGAGTTTTTGAACAGGTTGGGTGATAGGTTGTTACAAGCGGGGGAAAGACAAAATGCTGTGACGGTATACTTGGCAGGCAATTCATTAGAAAAGGTGGCATCCATTTGGTTGAGGGAACTACCAtcattggaagaaaaattCAGATCTCAAAAGAGCACGCTTAATGAAGCGCATATAGAGTGCTTGACCGAATTTGTAGAACGGTTTACAGTCCTTTCCAGGTATGTCAATAATACTTCTTCCACAACACTTACCAACGATGAGTTGATCTCTAAATTTTTAGAGTTTGTGAACTTAACTTCTTTTAGTGGTGACTTTGAGTTGGCAttgaaattcttggatAATTTGCCTGGAGATAATCCTCAAGTAAAGACAGAAAAGCAGCGTGTGCTAATTGCATCTGGAAAGTTCGGGAATACTTCTACTGTTAGGAAGGCTAAATATGGATCGAATTCTTCCGTTGCTCCTGGTACTTCTATGCCAATAGGAGGCCTTCCTGCACCAAACCAGTTGGCTGACCGTGTGCCAGCTTACAATGGTGCAGGTGCAAATGCGGTGGGCCAAAATATGCAACCACTAATGCAAAGACAAAATGCATATGGTGCAACTACTGCCTACCCTGCCAATGTTCTACCTTCAAACAGATATGCCCCATCTTCTTCCGTATCTCCTTCAACTACCACTCCTGCCAACACCCATGCTCAACTGGCTGCTCCAAGCAACTCATATGCTCCCTCTACAAATAACCCATATGCTCCTTCACCTAATTTAGGTTTTATTCCGGCAACACCAGGTGCAAACAATATGTATGATGCTCCTCATCAGGGCAGAAATCTTAGTCAGCAAGCCCCATTATCTTCTTTAGATCCAAATTCTCGGGTTCTGTCTGGACAAAAGCCTTACCTGAATAAGAGTGCTAACAATGGTTGGAATGACTTACCTGAAATTGTTAAGGAGAAGAACACTAGAGCCAAAGCTGTGTCTACTGCTCCAATGAATGTGGCTCCAGGGCAAGGTTTGCAATCTACGGGTGGATCTGCTACAAATGCTGttccaccaccaccaccttTGAGTAGAGTTACATCCGCTACTAGCGTGGTAGGCTCTCTATTACCACCCCCGCAAAGAACCTCCAGAACTCCATCTATGGTACAAGCCAATCTGAACAACGCAGCACCGGTAAACCCATATGCACCACCTGCAACCTCTAAAAACCCTGCTTCACCTCCTACCAACCCATATGCCCCTCCATCATTCACACCAACGTCTAGCGCAAGCCCATACGCTCCACCCCCACCCCCATTAGCCCATTCAGCGACAACAGCACAACCCAACCCATACGGCCCTCCCCCTTCAACTGTTTCTGCTCCACCAAAAAGTGTCCCTGCCCCTCCACCAAAGTCCAAGACTAGAAAATCTGCTTCCGGAACCGGTAATATCGATTCTGCAAACGAACTGTTAACCTCTATCCAAAAACCTCCGAATGGCTCTGCCGCACCATCAAGGCAACCCGGTCTATCTTCCACTCCTGTTGACCCAGGTTCAATTGCAGAAGAACCATCCGTAGTTCCTCCGGAGCAGCAGTCCCTAATTGAATTCTTAACCGAGGAATTAGCCCGTGTCACACCATTGGTTCCTGCTGAGTACAACAAACAATTGAAGGACTGCAACAAGAGATTACGTATTTTGTTCGGACACATCGAAAAGCAAGATCTGTTGTCTCCTCCAACAATCGAAAAACTGCACAACATAGTATCACTTCTGAAGGAACGCAATTATTCGGCTGCATTGGCTGTCCACGTAGATATTGCTACAAACCATGCACAGGAGGCAGGCAATTGGTTGACTGGTGTAAAAAGATTAATAGGTTTGGCGGAAGCCACTTCGGGTTGA
- a CDS encoding uncharacterized protein (similar to Ashbya gossypii ADR089C): MKYASFVMAKKTISDFGRNCYFRLYLERGTAAQKNRWSRRKPHRSITSRLWRSTSSLSRMGTRRTGTSALTKRDVTSRIWRCSSAMPIQGTGASAWERWSYSRSAGKRRATGNGCIQSIDKGLLV; encoded by the coding sequence ATGAAGTACGCTTCTTTTGTAATGGCTAAAAAGACGATTTCTGACTTTGGCCGTAACTGTTATTTCAGGTTGTATTTAGAGAGAGGAACAGCAGCGCAGAAGAATCGATGGAGCAGACGAAAGCCACATCGAAGCATTACAAGCAGGCTTTGGAGGAGTACAAGCAGTTTGTCAAGGATGGGGACGAGGAGGACTGGGACAAGTGCATTGACAAAACGGGATGTTACGTCGAGAATATGGCGTTGCAGCTCTGCCATGCCGATACAGGGGACTGGCGCCAGTGCCTGGGAGAGATGGAGCTATTCAAGAAGTGCTGGGAAGAGAAGGGCAACAGGGAACGGGTGCATACAGTCGATAGATAAGGGCTTACTGGTGTGA
- the SCM3 gene encoding Scm3p (similar to Ashbya gossypii ADR088C): protein MISKKPKTARLRLLTGALKELLQNEGQVGAKKEEAIGESTPVMEKNGIVYIMSKENQLIPKLSDEEVMERHRRADENMKQAWADIIEKYESVEDQGDVVDLQTGEIVEDNGHIRSIQSFGSVRDTKDVAADVKYKSVLTDILDIEDDGRNVWLSGEEEDKDDSYATNTSDDGATSDQDGSGNQ, encoded by the coding sequence ATGATTAGCAAGAAACCCAAGACTGCAAGGCTACGGCTATTGACAGGAGCACTAAAGGAGCTCCTCCAGAACGAGGGCCAAGTTGGTGCAAAGAAGGAGGAGGCCATTGGCGAGTCCACGCCAGTAATGGAGAAGAACGGGATCGTTTATATCATGTCTAAAGAGAACCAATTGATCCCAAAGTTATCTGATGAGGAGGTGATGGAGCGGCACCGACGTGCAGACGAGAACATGAAACAGGCATGGGcagatattattgaaaagtACGAAAGCGTGGAGGATCAAGGCGATGTGGTAGATCTTCAGACAGGTGAGATCGTTGAAGACAATGGCCACATACGCAGCATCCAGTCCTTTGGGTCTGTGCGAGACACCAAGGACGTAGCTGCCGACGTAAAGTACAAGAGCGTGTTAACGGATATTCtagatattgaagatgacgGCCGAAACGTGTGGCTGAGTGGTGAAGAGGAGGACAAAGATGATAGCTATGCTACGAATACAAGTGATGATGGCGCTACGTCGGACCAAGACGGTTCTGGCAATCAGTAA
- the CPR6 gene encoding peptidylprolyl isomerase CPR6 (similar to Ashbya gossypii ADR087C): MSDRNKSYFDISIGGKAVGRIVFELYNDVVPKTTENFYKLCEGKSGMCKTRPDVPLGYKGSIFHRVIKGFMCQFGDFTNFDGTGGESIYGEKFEDENFQLKHEKPFLLSMANAGPNTNGSQCFITCGPTPHLDGKHVVFGEVIQGKRVVRLIEKQKTTGSDKPEQEVRIEDCGVLPNDYQVPADVEQTPADEYGDNYEENLADDDKIDINSFASVMKAVETVKEIGTAQFKSQNYPVATAKYEKCAGFLDDYFPEELSNEDTQTIGKLKTSIQLNISISALKSQEYAKVLPAATKVLHGTNADDKAKAKALYRRGLAYYHLKDPEMALTDLELAATYQAGDAAVMKAISDAKKLKQLQLAQQKKSLSKMFS; this comes from the coding sequence ATGAGCGACAGAAACAAGAGTTACTTCGACATTTCCATTGGCGGCAAGGCTGTGGGGCGTATTGTGTTCGAGTTGTACAATGATGTGGTGCCAAAAACCACAGAGAACTTCTATAAGTTGTGCGAGGGCAAGTCAGGGATGTGTAAGACCAGGCCCGATGTGCCGTTAGGTTATAAGGGTTCTATTTTCCATAGAGTGATCAAGGGGTTTATGTGTCAGTTTGGCGACTTTACCAACTTTGATGGTACGGGCGGCGAGTCGATCTACGGCGAGAAGTTCGAGGACGAGAACTTCCAATTGAAACATGAAAAGCCGTTTTTGTTGTCGATGGCCAACGCAGGGCCCAACACTAACGGGTCGCAGTGTTTCATCACCTGTGGGCCTACACCACACTTGGATGGGAAGCACGTCGTGTTTGGCGAGGTAATCCAGGGCAAGCGGGTTGTTCGCCTGATTGAGAAGCAAAAGACAACCGGATCTGATAAACCGGAACAGGAGGTCAGAATTGAGGACTGTGGTGTGCTTCCTAACGACTACCAGGTGCCTGCGGATGTGGAGCAAACACCCGCCGACGAATATGGCGACAATTACGAGGAAAACTTGGCAGATGACGACAAGATCGACATAAACAGTTTCGCCAGTGTTATGAAAGCCGTTGAAACAGTCAAGGAGATCGGTACAGCCCAGTTCAAATCCCAAAACTATCCCGTTGCTACCGCCAAATACGAAAAGTGCGCGGGTTTTCTCGATGACTACTTCCCAGAGGAACTGTCCAATGAAGACACACAGACTATTGGAAAACTGAAGACTTCTATCCAGCTCAACATCTCCATCAGTGCATTGAAGTCACAAGAGTACGCCAAGGTTCTCCCCGCAGCCACCAAGGTCCTCCACGGAACTAACGCGGACGACAAGGCTAAAGCCAAGGCTCTTTACCGCCGTGGTCTAGCTTACTATCACCTCAAAGACCCCGAAATGGCCCTCACAGACCTCGAATTAGCTGCCACCTACCAAGCTGGTGACGCAGCCGTCATGAAAGCCATCTCTGATGCCAAGAAACTAAAACAGCTCCAGCTTGCACAACAGAAGAAGTCGCTTTCAAAGATGTTCTCCTAa